One Campylobacter sp. MIT 99-7217 genomic window, TTACGCTCATTAGCTCTTTTGTAGCTTTATTCCTTAGCTTTTTTATCATCTATCTTCTTATAGATATAAGAGATGCTCTTGTAAATAGAGTTTAAATTATGCCACCTGAGCTTAAGTTGCACTTACCTTAAATTTAAGCTCACTTCCTGCCATGAAAGGCACAACCTCGCCGTAGTTTTGCGGCACTTGCCATTTTTCTTCTTTAAGCGTGATAATTTTTTCTTTTGAAAACTCAAGCTTATGGATAGCACAAGCATTATCGCTGATAAATTTTTGCAAATTTGCCTCATTTGAATGCTTGCTAAAAAGCTCAGCCAAAACACTCAAAGCAACCGGCGCACTAAAAATGCCAGCCGCACAGCCACAGCATTCTTTATCGTTTTTTGAATGAGGTGCACTATCGCTTCCAAACATCGCCTTTTCATAGCCACTAAAAGCAAGTTTGCAAAGTGCTTGTTTATCCTCATATCTTTTGGCTATGGGCTTGCAAAACAAATGCGGTTGCATTTTCCCACCAACGACATCATCAAGAGTAAGCAAAAGATGATGAAGTGTGATCGTGGCGTACAAATTCTCATATTTTTCAAGCAAATCACAAAGCGTTTTTGTCGTGATATGTTCCATAACGATTTTTAGCCTTGGAAAATTTTGTGCCAAAGCTTCATAAATAGGAGCAAATTTAGCCTCTCTATCCATCACAAAATCATTTGTTTCCCCATGCACAAGTAAAGGAATTTCAAGCTCGCTCATCGCATTTAAGGTTGAAGCTAGGTTCTTTAAATCAAAATTTGCAACCCCATTTGCTGAGTTTGTCGTAATGCCTGCTGGATAAAGCTTGATAGCAAAAATTTCAGCCCTTGCAAGCTCTAAAAACTTCGCCTCATAATCCTTAAAAAAAAGCGTCATCAAAGGCGTGAAATTCGCATTTTCACAAAGGCTTGTTATCCTT contains:
- the pyrC gene encoding dihydroorotase; translated protein: MKIKNPLDMHLHLRDEAMLKLVAPFSAKDFRAGVIMPNLIPPLTNLEQLRAYKERITSLCENANFTPLMTLFFKDYEAKFLELARAEIFAIKLYPAGITTNSANGVANFDLKNLASTLNAMSELEIPLLVHGETNDFVMDREAKFAPIYEALAQNFPRLKIVMEHITTKTLCDLLEKYENLYATITLHHLLLTLDDVVGGKMQPHLFCKPIAKRYEDKQALCKLAFSGYEKAMFGSDSAPHSKNDKECCGCAAGIFSAPVALSVLAELFSKHSNEANLQKFISDNACAIHKLEFSKEKIITLKEEKWQVPQNYGEVVPFMAGSELKFKVSAT